One window from the genome of Populus alba chromosome 15, ASM523922v2, whole genome shotgun sequence encodes:
- the LOC118046144 gene encoding acidic endochitinase: MVFQAKTITLLLSIFAVSLCKPSNGAGIAIYWGQGQDGNEGSLADTCNSGNYQFVNVAFLSRFGNDQPPELNLAAHCDPSAGTCTGISNDIRSCQNQGIKVLLSIGGAKGSYSLSSADDAGQVANYIWNNFLGGQSSSRPLGDAILDGVDFDIESVSGQFWDDLARALNGFSQQTKVYLAAAPQCIFPDASLDTAIQTGLFDYVWVQFYNNPSCQYVNDATGLLNAWNQWTAVQSSQIFLGLPAAPEAAPSGGFIPPDVLISQVLPSIKGSPKYGGVMLWSKQYDNGYSAAIKGSV, from the coding sequence ATGGTTTTCCAGGCAAAAACTATTACTCTTCTTCTATCCATCTTTGCTGTCTCCTTATGCAAACCCTCAAATGGTGCAGGCATCGCCATCTATTGGGGCCAAGGCCAAGATGGCAATGAAGGCAGCTTAGCTGATACTTGTAACTCAGGAAACTATCAATTTGTGAACGTAGCTTTCCTATCTAGATTCGGCAATGACCAACCTCCAGAGCTGAACCTAGCAGCCCATTGTGACCCCAGCGCCGGTACCTGCACCGGCATAAGCAATGACATTAGATCTTGTCAAAATCAAGGAATCAAGGTGCTACTTTCCATTGGAGGTGCTAAAGGCAGCTACTCCCTTTCATCGGCCGACGATGCAGGGCAAGTTGCAAACTATATCTGGAATAACTTCCTTGGTGGTCAGTCCAGCTCACGTCCGCTAGGCGATGCCATCCTAGATGGGGTTGATTTTGACATCGAGTCAGTCTCAGGCCAGTTCTGGGATGATCTTGCTAGGGCACTTAATGGCTTTAGCCAACAAACGAAGGTATACTTAGCTGCAGCTCCACAATGCATCTTCCCTGATGCTAGTCTAGACACTGCAATCCAAACTGGCCTATTTGATTACGTGTGGGTTCAATTCTATAACAATCCTTCATGTCAATACGTAAATGATGCTACCGGTCTCTTGAATGCATGGAACCAATGGACCGCAGTTCAATCCAGTCAAATATTCCTGGGACTACCTGCTGCTCCCGAGGCAGCCCCTAGTGGTGGATTCATCCCTCCCGATGTGCTCATTTCTCAGGTCCTTCCATCTATCAAGGGTTCACCAAAGTATGGAGGCGTTATGCTCTGGAGCAAGCAGTATGACAATGGGTATAGCGCAGCTATAAAGGGCAGTGTCTAG